From the Amycolatopsis thermoflava N1165 genome, one window contains:
- a CDS encoding TetR/AcrR family transcriptional regulator, with the protein MRGRPRSEEARRAILDTALRICHRDGYQQVTIKAIADEAGVGRQTVYRWWPDKAQVLLDALIDLREREPRLDEDTGDALRDIERILARTFALTHESTGRALVGLMAEAQNDPALSDRLQGTVIGPRRDVLHRFLRQGVEAGQLAENVPLPLVVDFAFGTMWYRLLSKHAPVDDRLAADITAAIARLLAR; encoded by the coding sequence ATGAGAGGACGCCCCCGCAGCGAAGAGGCCCGGCGCGCGATCCTGGACACCGCCCTGCGCATCTGCCACCGCGACGGCTACCAGCAGGTGACGATCAAGGCGATCGCCGACGAGGCCGGTGTCGGGCGGCAGACCGTCTACCGCTGGTGGCCGGACAAGGCGCAGGTGCTGCTGGACGCCCTCATCGACCTCCGCGAACGCGAACCGCGGCTCGACGAGGACACCGGCGACGCCCTGCGCGACATCGAGCGGATCCTCGCCCGCACGTTCGCGCTCACCCACGAGTCGACCGGGCGCGCGCTGGTCGGCCTGATGGCCGAGGCCCAGAACGACCCCGCGTTGTCGGACCGGTTGCAGGGCACGGTCATCGGCCCGCGGCGCGACGTCCTGCACCGGTTCCTGCGGCAGGGCGTCGAGGCGGGGCAGCTCGCCGAGAACGTCCCGCTCCCGCTCGTCGTCGACTTCGCGTTCGGCACGATGTGGTACCGCCTGCTCAGCAAGCACGCCCCGGTCGACGACCGGCTCGCCGCCGACATCACCGCCGCCATCGCGCGCCTGCTCGCCCGCTAA
- a CDS encoding DUF2207 domain-containing protein encodes MRWLCAALVLITPPLPALPNGAEIEMRLQPDGSLSVVEAVDVQHRTTRTIRLRVPSGDHRDRVHTLRDLAIEGSGSAERRADAVTVTLNPGTAILRYTVDGAVRDAGDRLEVTWTLEGWDTARTLVRASFAAPRIAIGVRCTGCTAAQNDQTGLTRFAVQRLEPGQTLDIAVDLPAGTVPANARIQPAKTLAGAFALTAPVATAWAAFGLLLLAGAVSLLLARREGRPLPSGFTAEPFATPDGVLPGHIALLRGADPVVVTAVDLAIRGYLGPDAGPAHPPDDRLTGFERRVLAGDDPRQDLEADAIRRGWLRPPGRARRAGIRITCYGLFLTIVLALTAGYAQLGVILTLTGLALALAARHLPDRTSRGRTLARRLRDPAELPAGDRFVPYALALGRPAPDTAFALGEFLVALQDRRRTPAP; translated from the coding sequence GTGCGATGGCTGTGCGCCGCCCTGGTGCTGATCACGCCCCCGTTGCCCGCCCTGCCGAACGGCGCCGAGATCGAGATGCGGCTCCAGCCGGATGGCTCGCTCTCGGTCGTGGAAGCGGTCGACGTGCAGCACCGCACCACCCGGACCATCCGGCTCCGCGTGCCGTCCGGCGACCACCGCGACCGCGTGCACACCCTTCGCGACCTCGCCATCGAGGGCTCCGGATCGGCCGAGCGGCGCGCGGACGCCGTCACCGTCACCCTCAACCCCGGCACCGCCATCCTCCGGTACACAGTGGACGGTGCGGTCCGGGACGCCGGTGACCGCCTCGAGGTGACCTGGACCCTGGAGGGCTGGGACACCGCCCGCACGCTCGTCCGCGCGAGCTTCGCCGCGCCGCGCATCGCGATCGGCGTTCGCTGCACCGGCTGCACCGCCGCGCAGAACGACCAGACCGGCCTCACCCGCTTCGCCGTCCAGCGCCTGGAACCCGGGCAGACGCTGGACATCGCGGTCGACCTGCCAGCAGGCACGGTCCCCGCCAACGCCCGCATCCAGCCGGCGAAGACCCTGGCCGGCGCGTTCGCGCTCACCGCGCCGGTCGCGACCGCATGGGCCGCCTTCGGGCTCCTGCTCCTCGCCGGGGCGGTGTCGCTCCTGCTCGCCCGCCGCGAAGGCCGGCCGCTGCCGTCCGGGTTCACCGCCGAGCCGTTCGCCACCCCGGACGGTGTTCTGCCCGGCCACATCGCCCTGCTCCGCGGCGCCGACCCGGTGGTCGTCACCGCCGTCGACCTGGCGATCCGCGGCTACCTCGGGCCGGACGCCGGACCGGCCCACCCGCCCGACGACCGGCTCACCGGATTCGAGCGCCGCGTCCTCGCCGGCGACGACCCCCGCCAGGACCTCGAAGCCGACGCGATCCGCCGCGGCTGGCTCCGCCCGCCCGGCCGCGCGCGCCGGGCCGGCATCCGGATCACCTGCTACGGCCTGTTCCTGACGATCGTGCTCGCGCTCACCGCCGGCTACGCGCAGCTCGGCGTGATCCTCACGCTCACCGGGCTCGCACTGGCGCTCGCCGCCCGGCACCTCCCGGATCGAACGAGCCGCGGCCGCACCCTCGCCCGGCGCCTGCGTGACCCGGCCGAACTGCCCGCCGGTGACCGCTTCGTGCCCTACGCGCTGGCCCTCGGGCGGCCGGCGCCGGACACCGCGTTCGCTCTCGGTGAATTCCTCGTTGCCCTGCAGGACCGTCGCCGGACCCCGGCCCCGTGA